Genomic DNA from Paenibacillus borealis:
CACAAGCCGCCGGGAACAAAGACCGGCCTCTGTCGCCGGACTGCCAGTGAATAAGAATGAGGAGGTCCTGCTCGATATTACCGGCATGACCCATGAAGGGGAAGGGGTAGGCCGCGTAGAGGGCTTTACCCTTTTTGTGCAGGGTGCGCTCCCCGGTGAGAAGGTCCGCGCCAGAGTGCTGAAGACCAAGAAGCAGTATGGCTATGCCAAGCTGATGGAGCTGGTGCAGGCCAGCCCAGACCGGATCGGGCCGCCTTGCCCGATCTATGATCAATGCGGCGGCTGCCAGCTGCAGCATATGGATTATACCGCCCAGCTGGCGTGGAAGCGGCAGCTGGTGGTGGACAATCTGCAGCGGATCGGGAAGCTGCAGGTGGCGGGTGCGGCAAGTAGAGGTGCAGGCACCGGAACAGGCGGTGCTGAATCCGGCGCAGATGCTGCAGGTTCTCAGGCTGAAGGAATCCGCGTTCTGCCTACCCTCGGCATGGACGAGCCTTGGCGTTACCGCAACAAGGCTCAGGTACCAATCGGCGTGACCGATGGCGGTCTGGTCGGCGGCTTCTACGCACGCGGCAGTCACCGGATCATCGACATGGAGACCTGTCTGATCCAGCATGAGGACAATGACAAGGTCGTGGCCACCGTTAAGAGCCTCGGCCGTGAGCTTGGGGTCACCGCCTATGACGAAGAGACCGGCCGCGGTCTGCTGCGCCACGTTGTGGTGAAGAAGGCCTTCCGCACCGGCCAGATGATGCTGGTGCTGGTAACCAATGGCCGGGACATCCCGCATCTGGATGCCTGGCTCGGCAGTATCCGTGAGCAGCTTCCTGAAGTGGCGAGCATCTGCCAGAACATCAACACCCAGAAGACCAATGTAATCTTCGGTAACGATACCCGCGTATTATGGGGCAGCGATGTGATCTATGATTACATCGGGGATGTGCAGTTCGCGATCTCGGCGCGATCCTTCTACCAGGTGAATCCGGTACAGACCGAGGTGCTGTACGGTAAGACTCTGGAATACGCAGCCTTAACCGGCAGCGAGACCGTAATCGATGCCTATTGCGGCATCGGAACCATCTCGCTGTTCCTGGCCCAGCATGCTGATCAGGTCTACGGCGTGGAAATTGTGCCAGAAGCGATCGAAGATGCCCGTACCAACGCGAAGCTTAACAGCATGAACAATGTGAAGTTTGAAGTCGGTGCATCTGAGGATGTTATCCCTGCCTGGAAAGAGCAGGGCATCACCCCGGACGTCATCGTCGTCGATCCGCCGCGCAAGGGCTGCGACCCGCGTCTGCTGGAAACGATCCTGCTGATGAAGCCGGAGCGTGTGGTATACGTGTCGTGTAATCCATCGACACTGGCCCGCGATTTGCGGGTCCTGGAAGATGGCGGGTACAGAACCGTGGAGGTTACTCCGGTGGATATGTTCCCGCATACGGTGCATGTGGAGTCAGTGGCATGGTTGGAGCGGAAGTAGTACAAGGTGGGAATCCTTTATGTATCAACGGTTTGTTCGCTGATACAGCTGCGTGGTAGGACAGTGTGTCCAATTGTACATTGGTGCAAATGTGGTGTGAAAAATCAAGATAATCGCCAGTAACTGGAGATATTTCGACATCAAAGCAAGCAAGAAGACGCTCGGGAATTACTCCTGAAGCGTCTTTATTTTTGCACTGGTGTCAACAGTCGTAACCTCTGCGGTAGAGTAAAAGCAGAACGAGCGTACAAAGCAAAAAGAGCCGTGCGCTAGCATGACTCTCTTTGCAATAGCCATTTTAAGGGCGGTAGGCCGCAACAAACAGGACACGACAGATAGACCGCATGCCTTTGCGAGAGGGGGGCGGTCTATTTGCGTTTATTGGACAGCAATTTCATCAGGTATTATCTTGTGTCACACAGGGAAATCAATATACATGCACGTCCGCACCAAGCACGGATTTGTTCAACACGGAATTGCCGGCCAGAAATACCTTTTGCAGATTAGGCAAGCGGCTTAAGGTTTCTATATTAGAAATGGCATTGTTCTCCAGGTGAAGCTCTTCGATGGCCTGCCACTTGCTCATGAACTCCAGAGAAGCCAAATTGCTGTCTTGCAGGGTGAAGGAACGCAGAGCGGACAGGTTGGCGAAATAAGGAAGTGCCTGGTCAACTTCACTGACGGAGTTATTGTTCATGCTAAAAGAGGGCCGGTCTAAGGTCAAATGCTCAAGCACGCTGTTCGCCGCGCCTGCCTTTTGTCCGAAATCCAGACGGCACTCCGAGCATACCAGAGTATTCACCTGCTTCAAACGAAATAAGGCATCGCTCTCCTTATACAGCGACGAATCGTAGATGCTTAGTGTCTGCAGGCGGGTCAAGTCGTCCAGGGCGTCAAGCTGGGCCATTTCGTCGATGTCCCAGAGAGTAAGCTGCGCAAGCTCCGGGAATTTCCCCAGAGCGGCCATATCGAGCTCCGCACTTCCGCCCCGGATCGTCAGGGCGGTTAAGGCAGGCGCTTTCAGCCCGGGGAGAAAGTCGCCGGGTATTTCGACCTGCCTTACGCCCGGCAATGTCAGCGGTTCTGCCTTCTCGTAGTACCCGGACAACGTGAATTCCCGCAAAGAGGGCAGGCTGTTCACGGCCGCTACCGAGCTAAGCTGGCTTAAGGAAGCCAGGCGGAGTGTGGTAATGGAAGTCTTTCCGGCCAGAGGCTTCAGATTAGAAAAATTCAAATTTTCCGTGTCAAGCGTTTGCAGAGCAGGCATGTTTTGCACAAAGTCGATGGACTTTACATTGGTCAGATAAGAAAGGTGAAGCTCCTGAAGCTGGGTTAAGGCGTACAGCGGCTGCAGGTCTGTGGCTTCACTGTGATGGATGGCCAGGGATGACAGTCCGGTCATGGACGATAACCACCCCAGTTCATCGACAAAGGTAAGCGACAGGGACTTCAGCGGCAGCTTATGGAGCAAATGAAAATCCGTTACCGACTCATCCACATAGGTTATAGACAGAGTGCTTAGATTGGGGAATTCCAGCAACATCACCAATTCCTGATTGCTGCGAAGCTGGGTGGTTAGCTCCGTAATTTTAGACTTATCGCCAAAGTAGCGGGAAAATTTGCTGAAGGATTCGTTAAAGGCGCCGCCATAGCTTTTTAATCCGGCCATATGGGCAAGCGTTGTTTGGTCCGCCTGGGAGATTTCGTAGCTATTCGTCAGGTTCAGTGCCGTCAGCCCCTTAAAGGCCTCAAAATCCCGCTGATCGATCCGCTGGGTATTCATTCTTTTGT
This window encodes:
- a CDS encoding leucine-rich repeat domain-containing protein, which encodes MKQNHVYYVDQTINHYHGTVPEATATPKPSFSISVPLRLVLILLLVISGAIGTYFYYGLDSPQHTTEANLSVRKMPESEVLLSFLREILDKGSAMPTEEELASLRYLTVDRSENDQWRFTYSLSDPFSNERAEKITYVTQDKRMNTQRIDQRDFEAFKGLTALNLTNSYEISQADQTTLAHMAGLKSYGGAFNESFSKFSRYFGDKSKITELTTQLRSNQELVMLLEFPNLSTLSITYVDESVTDFHLLHKLPLKSLSLTFVDELGWLSSMTGLSSLAIHHSEATDLQPLYALTQLQELHLSYLTNVKSIDFVQNMPALQTLDTENLNFSNLKPLAGKTSITTLRLASLSQLSSVAAVNSLPSLREFTLSGYYEKAEPLTLPGVRQVEIPGDFLPGLKAPALTALTIRGGSAELDMAALGKFPELAQLTLWDIDEMAQLDALDDLTRLQTLSIYDSSLYKESDALFRLKQVNTLVCSECRLDFGQKAGAANSVLEHLTLDRPSFSMNNNSVSEVDQALPYFANLSALRSFTLQDSNLASLEFMSKWQAIEELHLENNAISNIETLSRLPNLQKVFLAGNSVLNKSVLGADVHVY
- the rlmD gene encoding 23S rRNA (uracil(1939)-C(5))-methyltransferase RlmD, translated to MSKHRSGRSTSRREQRPASVAGLPVNKNEEVLLDITGMTHEGEGVGRVEGFTLFVQGALPGEKVRARVLKTKKQYGYAKLMELVQASPDRIGPPCPIYDQCGGCQLQHMDYTAQLAWKRQLVVDNLQRIGKLQVAGAASRGAGTGTGGAESGADAAGSQAEGIRVLPTLGMDEPWRYRNKAQVPIGVTDGGLVGGFYARGSHRIIDMETCLIQHEDNDKVVATVKSLGRELGVTAYDEETGRGLLRHVVVKKAFRTGQMMLVLVTNGRDIPHLDAWLGSIREQLPEVASICQNINTQKTNVIFGNDTRVLWGSDVIYDYIGDVQFAISARSFYQVNPVQTEVLYGKTLEYAALTGSETVIDAYCGIGTISLFLAQHADQVYGVEIVPEAIEDARTNAKLNSMNNVKFEVGASEDVIPAWKEQGITPDVIVVDPPRKGCDPRLLETILLMKPERVVYVSCNPSTLARDLRVLEDGGYRTVEVTPVDMFPHTVHVESVAWLERK